One segment of Nostoc flagelliforme CCNUN1 DNA contains the following:
- the murQ gene encoding N-acetylmuramic acid 6-phosphate etherase, whose product MTNLQERGHLLTELVNPNSLNLDQLSSLELVELFNSEDQKALEAVAAAKIQLAQAIDSTAERLRHGGRLFYIGAGTSGRLGVLDAAECPPTFCTPPELVQGIIAGGAGALVRSSEDLEDSIEDGEAAIAGRQITQLDVVVGITAGGTTPYVHGALRAARQRGAKTIFIACVPAEQVSFDADIDIRLLTGPEIIAGSTRLKAGTVTKLALNILSTGVMVKLGKVYGNRMVDVAVTNQKLRDRALRILQDLTGLSREAAGFLLERSGKWVKLALLMHWTGLEKDDGDRLLSEHQSNLRAAVISYQNHNKP is encoded by the coding sequence ATGACAAACTTGCAGGAACGTGGGCATCTTTTAACCGAGCTGGTAAATCCTAACAGTCTTAACTTAGACCAGCTCAGTTCTCTGGAATTGGTGGAGTTGTTTAATAGCGAAGACCAAAAGGCACTGGAGGCGGTTGCGGCAGCGAAAATTCAGTTGGCACAAGCAATTGATAGCACCGCAGAGCGTTTGCGCCACGGAGGACGCTTATTTTATATTGGTGCGGGCACAAGTGGCAGGTTAGGAGTGTTGGATGCTGCTGAGTGTCCACCTACTTTTTGTACGCCCCCAGAGTTGGTACAGGGGATTATTGCTGGTGGTGCTGGTGCACTGGTACGCAGTTCGGAGGATTTAGAAGACAGCATCGAAGATGGGGAGGCTGCGATCGCAGGGCGACAAATTACCCAGCTAGATGTCGTAGTCGGCATTACCGCAGGTGGGACAACGCCTTATGTCCACGGTGCGCTTCGTGCTGCTCGTCAGCGAGGAGCTAAGACTATTTTTATCGCCTGTGTTCCCGCAGAACAAGTTAGCTTTGATGCCGATATTGATATTCGCCTATTAACAGGACCAGAAATAATCGCTGGCTCAACTCGCCTGAAAGCTGGTACAGTCACGAAATTAGCTTTAAATATCCTTTCCACTGGGGTGATGGTCAAACTAGGCAAAGTTTACGGTAATCGCATGGTAGATGTAGCGGTAACAAATCAAAAGTTACGCGATCGCGCTTTGCGGATTTTGCAAGACCTCACAGGCTTAAGTCGGGAAGCCGCTGGTTTTTTATTAGAACGCAGTGGAAAATGGGTGAAGCTAGCATTATTAATGCACTGGACTGGATTGGAAAAAGACGATGGCGATCGGCTTCTTTCAGAACACCAAAGTAATCTTAGGGCAGCTGTTATTAGCTATCAAAACCACAACAAACCTTAA
- a CDS encoding response regulator, protein MTHSELILSNNLVNEFKTCTQLQYNGKLNIKSSKGSQWTFYYRLGRIVWATGGTHPFRRWRRQMAQNCPQIDVDKLQLRLQDISMDYWDYRLLEIFHKKQKIQREQIQSIAENTIAEILFDLAMQGNFASISCNRSQEVILEAPMSFTSAEMSVKHMQDSWKIWSEAGLANFSPDLAPILRRPEQLQQMVSPSVYKNFVNLINGKLSLRDLAVKMKQSVLPLTRSLLPYILKGIIELVEIPDMPLVVTEVNNKSITAQAKKSIAPLVACVDDSPQVCKMLEDIITSNGLRFIKIQDAVQALPTLIQDKPDLIFLDLIMPVASGYEICTQLRRISAFANTPVIILTGSDGLLDRVRAKVVGSTDFITKPVVPDKVMSIIRKYLPASSVSIDKSQANLGVSK, encoded by the coding sequence ATGACCCACTCCGAACTTATTCTTTCAAATAACCTAGTTAATGAATTTAAAACTTGTACTCAGCTGCAATACAATGGTAAATTAAATATTAAAAGTTCTAAGGGTAGCCAATGGACTTTTTATTATCGGCTGGGACGGATAGTTTGGGCAACAGGTGGAACTCATCCCTTCCGCCGTTGGCGTAGACAGATGGCTCAAAATTGTCCCCAGATTGATGTTGATAAATTGCAGTTGCGTTTGCAAGACATATCAATGGATTACTGGGATTACCGCCTTTTAGAAATCTTTCATAAAAAACAGAAAATTCAGAGAGAACAGATTCAGTCTATTGCCGAAAACACCATAGCAGAAATATTATTTGACCTAGCTATGCAAGGAAATTTTGCTTCTATCAGTTGCAATCGCAGCCAAGAAGTTATCTTAGAAGCACCAATGAGCTTCACGAGTGCAGAAATGTCTGTAAAGCACATGCAAGACTCGTGGAAAATTTGGTCAGAAGCAGGTTTAGCAAATTTTTCTCCTGACTTGGCACCAATTCTACGGCGACCAGAACAACTTCAGCAGATGGTAAGTCCATCTGTCTACAAAAACTTTGTAAATTTAATCAACGGCAAATTATCTTTGCGAGATTTAGCCGTGAAAATGAAGCAGAGTGTATTGCCGCTCACTCGTTCATTGCTTCCCTACATCCTTAAAGGAATCATCGAATTGGTGGAAATACCTGACATGCCCTTAGTAGTTACTGAGGTCAACAATAAGTCTATCACCGCACAAGCAAAGAAATCGATTGCTCCACTAGTAGCCTGCGTAGATGATAGTCCTCAGGTCTGTAAAATGCTGGAGGATATTATCACTTCCAATGGACTAAGGTTTATCAAAATTCAAGATGCTGTACAAGCTCTCCCAACCCTCATTCAGGATAAACCAGACCTGATTTTCTTGGATTTGATTATGCCAGTCGCCAGTGGTTACGAAATTTGTACTCAGTTGCGGCGAATATCTGCCTTCGCCAATACACCAGTAATTATATTAACAGGTAGTGATGGTCTTTTAGATAGAGTTCGTGCCAAGGTAGTCGGTTCTACAGATTTTATTACTAAACCTGTAGTGCCTGACAAGGTAATGAGTATAATACGTAAATATTTACCTGCGTCGAGTGTATCCATCGACAAGAGTCAAGCTAATTTAGGAGTTTCTAAATAG
- a CDS encoding response regulator transcription factor: MNTVLVVEDGLTDMEIISRYLQQAGYSVISATSSEEAQDKIDKNKPDLIFLDVILPGKSGFEICRELKNNPNTSKIPVVFCSTKNSDVDKIWGNMLGADGYLSKPIDREELVVILKRLIN, translated from the coding sequence ATGAACACTGTTTTAGTTGTTGAAGATGGCTTAACAGATATGGAAATAATCAGCCGTTACTTGCAACAAGCAGGTTATTCTGTGATTAGCGCCACAAGTAGTGAAGAAGCTCAAGACAAAATAGATAAAAATAAGCCAGACCTAATATTTCTCGACGTAATTTTACCAGGTAAAAGTGGCTTTGAAATTTGCCGAGAGTTGAAAAATAATCCCAACACTAGCAAAATACCTGTAGTTTTTTGCTCTACAAAAAATAGTGATGTAGATAAAATTTGGGGTAATATGTTGGGCGCTGATGGTTATTTATCAAAACCAATTGATCGAGAGGAATTAGTGGTAATTTTAAAGCGATTAATTAATTAG
- a CDS encoding chemotaxis protein CheW has protein sequence METKEKFLSFNLGARDTAIISLQHITEVLQVSLPEICGVPQMPSSVLGIYNWRGEMLWLVDLEAMLGYPPISQGANLLSKMMAIVLENKGKYLGLLVRQLIDIEWLDTQEMKPPTSELFYSKISPFLQGYFINDSEDMIFNLDAITIIQAPMWKIHN, from the coding sequence TTGGAAACCAAGGAAAAGTTTTTAAGTTTTAATTTGGGAGCAAGGGATACAGCGATAATTTCGTTACAACACATTACAGAAGTTTTGCAAGTATCATTACCAGAAATATGTGGCGTTCCTCAGATGCCCAGTAGCGTCTTGGGTATCTATAACTGGCGCGGTGAGATGCTTTGGTTAGTAGATTTAGAGGCAATGTTAGGTTATCCTCCAATTTCGCAAGGAGCAAATTTACTTTCAAAAATGATGGCAATTGTTCTCGAAAATAAGGGTAAGTATTTGGGACTATTAGTACGACAACTAATAGATATTGAATGGCTAGATACTCAGGAAATGAAGCCCCCAACGAGCGAATTATTTTATTCTAAAATATCACCTTTTTTACAGGGATACTTTATTAATGATTCTGAAGACATGATTTTTAATTTGGATGCCATAACAATTATCCAAGCTCCCATGTGGAAAATTCATAATTAA